In the genome of Streptomyces pactum, one region contains:
- a CDS encoding response regulator transcription factor: protein MVRVLLADDEHLIRGALAALLALEDDLRVVAEAATGPEALAMARAHRPDVAVLDLQMPGADGVAVATSLREELPGCRSLIVTSHGRPGHLKRALAAGVRGFVPKTVSARQLAEIIRTVHGGSRYVDPELAADAISAGDSPLNGREAELLELAESGAPIAEIAARACLTPGTVRNYLSSATAKLGADNRHAAARIARRRGWL from the coding sequence CTGGTACGGGTCCTGCTCGCCGACGACGAGCACCTGATCCGCGGCGCGCTCGCGGCCCTGCTGGCCCTGGAGGACGACCTGCGGGTCGTGGCGGAGGCGGCGACCGGCCCGGAGGCGCTGGCGATGGCCCGCGCCCACCGGCCGGACGTGGCGGTGCTGGACCTGCAGATGCCGGGGGCGGACGGTGTGGCGGTGGCCACATCACTCAGGGAGGAGCTGCCGGGGTGCCGGTCGCTGATCGTCACCAGCCACGGGCGTCCGGGGCACCTGAAGCGGGCCCTGGCCGCGGGGGTGCGCGGCTTCGTTCCGAAGACCGTATCGGCCCGCCAGCTGGCGGAGATCATCCGCACCGTGCACGGCGGAAGCCGCTACGTGGACCCGGAGTTGGCCGCCGACGCGATCAGTGCCGGGGACTCGCCGCTGAACGGCAGGGAGGCCGAGCTGCTGGAGCTGGCGGAGAGCGGGGCGCCGATCGCGGAGATCGCCGCGCGGGCCTGTCTCACCCCGGGCACGGTCCGCAACTACCTTTCCTCGGCCACCGCGAAACTGGGCGCGGACAATCGTCATGCCGCCGCGCGCATCGCACGCCGACGAGGTTGGCTATAG
- a CDS encoding sensor histidine kinase, which yields MDLYTRWTLYSFAWLEPASTLLALTTRTVRRSDAPLPLLFLVGALAVAQALSSTALMRSGINQYLGNGTVSRRQTVTGVALMAGTVGWALALAWVAGLEDEGTVAVLLTTTTAPFLGTQILVVRVRTAIVTQLAVATAAAAGVGVIGGPVEVAVGAFLTMLVVTGWIAFTVRCSAWVLAVLWELDAARGVQARLAVAEERLRFSRDMHDVVGRNLAVIALKSELAVQLSRRGSPSAVDQMTEVQRIAQDSQREVRDVVRGYREADLHTELVGARSVLRAAGVDCQMDERSAPPAGGGRGGGRREGPPGGHGEPPRRRGTGRRGHRTGRPSPARPCPGRGCRTRCSPPWPGWYGRGRPMCCGTRRRGGARCG from the coding sequence GTGGACCTGTACACGCGCTGGACGCTGTACTCCTTCGCGTGGCTGGAACCGGCCTCCACGCTGCTGGCCCTGACCACCCGTACGGTGCGGCGGTCCGACGCGCCGCTGCCCCTGCTGTTCCTGGTCGGGGCGCTGGCGGTGGCTCAGGCGCTGTCCAGCACCGCGCTGATGCGCAGCGGGATCAACCAGTACCTGGGCAACGGGACGGTGAGCCGCCGCCAGACGGTGACCGGTGTGGCGCTGATGGCCGGCACGGTCGGCTGGGCGCTTGCCCTGGCCTGGGTGGCGGGGCTGGAGGACGAGGGCACCGTGGCGGTTCTGCTGACCACGACCACCGCCCCGTTCCTCGGTACGCAGATCCTGGTCGTCCGGGTGCGCACCGCGATCGTCACCCAGCTCGCGGTGGCCACCGCGGCCGCCGCGGGGGTGGGCGTGATCGGCGGCCCGGTGGAGGTGGCGGTGGGCGCCTTCCTGACGATGCTCGTCGTCACCGGCTGGATCGCCTTCACCGTCCGCTGTTCGGCCTGGGTGCTCGCCGTGCTGTGGGAGCTTGATGCGGCCCGGGGGGTGCAGGCCCGGCTCGCCGTCGCCGAGGAGCGGTTGCGGTTCAGCCGTGACATGCACGACGTGGTGGGCCGCAACCTGGCGGTGATCGCCCTCAAAAGCGAGCTGGCGGTACAGCTGTCCCGCCGGGGCTCGCCGTCGGCGGTGGACCAGATGACGGAGGTGCAGCGAATAGCCCAGGACTCCCAGCGGGAGGTGCGCGACGTGGTGCGCGGCTACCGGGAGGCCGATCTCCACACCGAGCTGGTGGGGGCCCGTTCGGTTCTGCGGGCGGCCGGGGTGGACTGTCAGATGGACGAGCGGTCGGCGCCCCCGGCCGGCGGTGGCCGCGGCGGCGGACGCCGCGAGGGGCCGCCCGGCGGGCACGGCGAGCCCCCCCGGCGGCGGGGCACCGGGCGGCGGGGGCACCGGACGGGCAGGCCCTCCCCGGCCAGGCCCTGCCCGGGGAGAGGCTGCCGGACGAGGTGCAGTCCTCCCTGGCCTGGGTGGTACGGGAGGGGACGACCAATGTGCTGCGGCACGCGGAGGCGCGGTGGTGCACGGTGCGGCTGA
- a CDS encoding ABC transporter permease: MSGVVAPGGARPARRLWAPGTGKRLTALARAELTLLGRSKVPLFTAAVLPLAFMLTARSTIKGEDLAEAGLSTGTVLVPSGLGFVLLFAVYSNLVPAYVVRREELVLKRLRCGELRDGEILAGTALPSVVVALAQCLIIAVGGGLLLDVAAPRAPHLVLAGLAGGTVMLVALAAATAGVTRSAESAQLTIAPLLMVSVLGSGLLIPLELLPDRVATVCEVLPLTPVIALIRTGWTGTAPQTVTDLITMVAWTGLAVFAVRRWFRWEPRR, encoded by the coding sequence ATGAGCGGGGTGGTGGCCCCCGGGGGTGCGCGGCCGGCCCGCCGGCTGTGGGCGCCCGGCACCGGCAAGCGTCTGACGGCCCTGGCGCGGGCGGAGCTGACCCTGCTCGGCCGCAGCAAGGTGCCGCTGTTCACCGCCGCGGTGCTGCCGCTGGCCTTCATGCTGACCGCGAGATCCACGATCAAGGGGGAAGATCTCGCCGAGGCCGGGCTCTCCACCGGCACCGTGCTGGTGCCGAGCGGGCTGGGGTTCGTGCTGCTCTTCGCCGTCTACTCCAACCTGGTGCCCGCCTATGTGGTGCGCCGTGAGGAGCTGGTCCTGAAGCGGCTGCGGTGCGGGGAGCTGCGCGACGGGGAGATCCTGGCCGGCACCGCACTGCCCTCGGTGGTGGTCGCGCTGGCGCAGTGCCTGATCATCGCGGTGGGCGGGGGCCTGCTGCTGGACGTCGCGGCGCCGCGGGCCCCCCACCTGGTGCTGGCGGGTCTGGCGGGCGGGACGGTGATGCTGGTGGCCCTCGCCGCGGCGACGGCGGGGGTGACCCGGTCCGCGGAGAGCGCCCAGCTGACCATCGCGCCCCTGCTGATGGTGTCGGTACTCGGCTCGGGGCTGCTGATACCCCTGGAGCTGCTGCCGGACCGGGTCGCCACGGTCTGCGAGGTGCTGCCGTTGACCCCGGTGATCGCGCTCATACGCACGGGCTGGACGGGTACCGCTCCGCAGACCGTGACGGACTTGATCACGATGGTGGCATGGACGGGTTTGGCGGTGTTTGCTGTACGGCGGTGGTTCCGCTGGGAGCCGCGGCGTTGA
- a CDS encoding ABC transporter ATP-binding protein, translating to MDNGESVIEAAGVWRRYSGGFAAVRGVSFSVRRGEIFALLGTNGAGKTSTVELLEGLARPAEGAVRVLGHDPFDRRDLVRPRTGVMLQEGGFPSELTVAETIRMWAGCTSGARPEGEALELVGLAGRRRVRVKQLSGGERRRLDLALALLGRPEVLFLDEPTTGLDAEGRRDTWALVRALRDSGTTTLLTTHYLEEAEELADRLAILHEGRVAATGRVAEVVAGHPSRISFQLPEGYFLGDLPPLAPLGVTGHEISGRRVLLRTGDLQRTATGLLLWAREARVELAALDARTASLEEVFLRIATGAAAGSPGGADTGEQPAREGALSPAAAVPGAGTAPPAGAAPPGDAAALPGARGGGRA from the coding sequence ATGGACAACGGCGAAAGTGTGATCGAGGCCGCGGGGGTGTGGCGCCGCTATTCCGGAGGGTTCGCGGCGGTGCGGGGCGTCTCGTTCTCGGTGCGACGTGGGGAGATCTTCGCCCTGCTGGGCACGAACGGCGCGGGGAAGACCTCCACCGTCGAGCTGCTGGAGGGGCTGGCCCGGCCCGCCGAGGGGGCGGTGCGGGTGCTGGGGCACGATCCGTTCGACCGGCGGGACCTGGTGCGGCCGAGGACCGGGGTGATGCTCCAGGAAGGCGGGTTCCCCTCCGAGCTGACGGTCGCGGAGACCATCCGCATGTGGGCCGGCTGCACCAGCGGCGCCCGTCCGGAGGGGGAGGCGCTGGAGCTGGTCGGGCTGGCCGGACGGCGCAGGGTGCGGGTCAAGCAGCTCTCCGGAGGTGAGCGGCGCCGGCTGGACCTGGCACTGGCGCTGCTGGGGCGGCCGGAGGTGCTCTTCCTGGACGAGCCGACCACCGGGCTGGACGCGGAGGGTCGCCGGGACACCTGGGCGCTGGTGCGCGCGCTGCGCGACAGCGGCACCACCACGCTGCTGACCACGCACTACCTGGAGGAGGCGGAGGAGCTGGCCGACCGGCTGGCGATCCTCCACGAGGGCCGCGTCGCCGCCACCGGCCGGGTGGCGGAGGTGGTCGCGGGCCATCCGTCGCGGATCTCCTTCCAGTTGCCGGAGGGGTACTTCCTCGGCGATCTGCCGCCACTCGCACCGCTCGGCGTCACCGGCCACGAGATCTCCGGGCGGCGGGTTCTGCTGCGCACCGGCGATCTCCAGCGCACCGCCACCGGCCTGCTGCTGTGGGCGCGGGAGGCGCGGGTGGAACTGGCGGCTCTCGACGCCCGGACGGCCTCGCTGGAGGAGGTCTTCCTGCGGATAGCCACCGGGGCTGCTGCGGGGAGCCCGGGCGGCGCGGACACGGGGGAGCAGCCGGCGCGGGAGGGCGCGCTGTCGCCGGCGGCGGCCGTTCCCGGGGCCGGTACGGCGCCCCCGGCGGGCGCCGCTCCGCCGGGGGACGCGGCGGCCCTGCCCGGCGCGCGGGGCGGAGGCCGGGCATGA
- a CDS encoding histone-like nucleoid-structuring protein Lsr2: MAQRVVVTLSDDIDGGEAEETVVFGLDGRSYEIDLSSANAKKLRGALAPFVEAGRKRSRSGKAYRRTAVAPDPAAVRAWARSNGMEVPPRGRIPKKVYEAFNEAG; this comes from the coding sequence GTGGCGCAGCGCGTAGTGGTCACGCTCTCTGACGACATCGACGGCGGAGAAGCCGAGGAGACGGTCGTCTTCGGTCTCGACGGCAGGTCGTACGAGATCGACCTCAGCTCCGCCAACGCGAAGAAACTGCGGGGGGCTCTGGCGCCTTTCGTGGAGGCCGGCCGCAAGCGGTCCCGCTCCGGCAAGGCGTACCGCCGCACGGCGGTGGCCCCGGACCCGGCGGCGGTACGCGCCTGGGCGCGCTCCAACGGCATGGAGGTCCCCCCGCGCGGCCGCATTCCGAAGAAGGTCTACGAGGCGTTCAACGAGGCGGGTTGA
- the purS gene encoding phosphoribosylformylglycinamidine synthase subunit PurS, with amino-acid sequence MARVVVDVMLKPEILDPQGQAVHRALPRLGFEGISDVRQGKRFELEVEGPVDDAALARIREMAETFLANTVIEDFTVKIEDADVKAES; translated from the coding sequence GTGGCACGCGTCGTAGTCGACGTCATGCTCAAGCCGGAGATCCTCGACCCGCAGGGCCAGGCGGTGCACCGTGCACTGCCCCGCCTCGGATTCGAGGGGATCTCCGACGTTCGTCAGGGCAAGCGCTTTGAACTCGAAGTGGAGGGGCCCGTCGACGACGCCGCCCTCGCCCGTATCCGGGAGATGGCAGAAACCTTCCTCGCCAACACCGTCATCGAGGACTTCACCGTGAAGATCGAGGACGCCGACGTGAAGGCCGAATCGTGA
- the purQ gene encoding phosphoribosylformylglycinamidine synthase subunit PurQ: MTARVGVVTFPGTLDDRDTQRAVRLAGLEAVPLWHRDKDLKQVDAVVLPGGFSYGDYLRAGAISRFSPVMESVVEQARGGMPVLGICNGFQVLTETHLLPGAMLRNDHLHFICRDQKLRVENAGTAWTTSYEAGQEISIPLKNIDGRYVAAERVLDELEAEGRVVVRYVGGGLGGHPLQERRNPNGSLRDIAGITNAAGNVVGLMPHPEHAVEPLIGTGRTDGLGFFTSILKKLVNS, translated from the coding sequence GTGACCGCGCGCGTCGGAGTCGTCACTTTCCCGGGAACCCTGGACGATCGCGACACCCAGCGCGCCGTTCGTCTCGCCGGTCTGGAAGCGGTACCGCTGTGGCACCGTGACAAGGATCTCAAGCAGGTTGACGCGGTCGTGCTGCCCGGCGGCTTCTCCTACGGGGACTATCTGCGGGCCGGTGCGATCTCCCGGTTCTCCCCGGTCATGGAGTCGGTCGTCGAGCAGGCCCGGGGCGGCATGCCCGTCCTCGGCATCTGCAACGGCTTTCAGGTCCTGACCGAGACGCATCTGCTCCCCGGCGCGATGCTGCGCAACGACCACCTGCACTTCATCTGCCGTGACCAGAAGCTGCGGGTGGAGAACGCCGGCACCGCCTGGACCACCTCCTACGAGGCGGGCCAGGAGATCAGCATTCCGCTGAAGAACATCGACGGCCGGTACGTCGCCGCCGAGCGGGTCCTGGACGAGCTGGAGGCGGAGGGCCGGGTGGTCGTCCGCTACGTCGGCGGCGGCCTGGGCGGCCACCCGCTCCAGGAGCGCCGGAACCCCAACGGCTCGCTCCGCGACATCGCCGGCATCACCAACGCCGCCGGCAACGTGGTGGGCCTGATGCCGCATCCCGAACACGCCGTGGAGCCGCTCATCGGCACCGGCCGCACCGACGGCCTCGGTTTCTTCACCTCCATCCTCAAGAAGCTGGTCAACTCATGA
- the purL gene encoding phosphoribosylformylglycinamidine synthase subunit PurL — MSLDTVKHAAGTPDVAQPWAELGLKQDEYERIREILGRRPTGAELAMYSVMWSEHCSYKSSKVHLKQFGEKAPENDALLVGIGENAGVVDVGQGYAVTFKVESHNHPSYIEPYQGAATGIGGIVRDILAMGARPVAVVDPLRFGAADHPDTKRVLPGVVAGIGGYGNCLGLPNIGGEVVFDPCYQGNPLVNAGCIGVMKHEDIHLAKASGPGNKVILYGARTGGDGIGGVSVLASETFDDTKPAKRPAVQVGDPFQEKLLIECTLEVFREDLVAGIQDLGGAGLSCATSELASAGSGGMRVDLDAVPLRDATLSPEEILMSESQERMCAIVEPGKVERFLEICEKWDVIATVIGEVTDGDRLEIFWHGEQIVDVPPRSVAHEGPTYHRPYARPDWQDALQADDAGKLPRPRTSEELRDQVLALVGSPNQASKAWVTDQYDRFVQGNTVLAQPEDAGVIRIDEESNLGVALATDGNGRYTKLDPYTGAQLALAEAYRNVAATGARPLAVSDCLNFGSPEDPAVMWQFAEATRGLADGCQKLGTPVTGGNVSLYNQTGENAIHPTPVVAVLGVIDDVSRRTPIAFAEDGQLLYLLGDTREEFGGSAWSQVVHDHLGGLPPAVDLDREKLLAEILIAASRDGMIDAAHDLSDGGLIQAVVESCLRGGKGARLIVPDGLDAFTLLFSESAGRAVVAVPRSEEVRFNDMCGARGLPATRIGVVDGDTVEVQGEFSIPLAELKQVHEATIPALLA; from the coding sequence ATGAGTCTGGATACGGTCAAGCACGCGGCCGGGACCCCGGACGTCGCGCAGCCCTGGGCCGAACTCGGCCTGAAGCAGGACGAGTACGAGCGCATCCGGGAGATCCTGGGCCGGCGCCCGACCGGCGCCGAACTCGCCATGTACTCGGTGATGTGGTCCGAGCACTGCTCGTACAAGAGCAGCAAGGTCCACCTGAAGCAGTTCGGCGAGAAGGCCCCGGAGAACGACGCGCTGCTCGTCGGCATCGGCGAGAACGCGGGCGTCGTGGACGTCGGCCAGGGGTACGCGGTGACCTTCAAGGTCGAGTCGCACAACCACCCCTCGTACATCGAGCCCTACCAGGGCGCCGCCACCGGCATCGGCGGCATCGTCCGCGACATCCTCGCGATGGGCGCCCGGCCGGTCGCCGTGGTGGACCCGCTGCGCTTCGGTGCCGCGGACCACCCGGACACCAAGCGGGTGCTGCCCGGCGTGGTCGCCGGCATCGGCGGCTACGGCAACTGCCTGGGCCTGCCCAACATCGGCGGCGAGGTCGTCTTCGACCCCTGCTACCAGGGCAACCCGCTGGTCAACGCCGGCTGCATCGGTGTGATGAAGCACGAGGACATCCACCTCGCCAAGGCCTCCGGCCCGGGCAACAAGGTCATCCTCTACGGCGCCCGCACCGGCGGCGACGGCATCGGCGGCGTGTCCGTGCTGGCCTCGGAGACCTTCGACGACACCAAGCCCGCCAAGCGGCCCGCGGTCCAGGTCGGTGACCCCTTCCAGGAGAAGCTGCTCATCGAGTGCACCCTGGAGGTGTTCCGGGAGGACCTGGTCGCCGGCATCCAGGACCTGGGCGGCGCCGGTCTGTCCTGCGCCACCAGCGAGCTGGCCAGCGCCGGTTCCGGCGGCATGCGGGTGGACCTGGACGCGGTGCCGCTGCGCGACGCGACGCTCTCGCCGGAGGAGATCCTCATGAGCGAGTCGCAGGAGCGCATGTGCGCGATCGTGGAGCCCGGCAAGGTCGAGCGCTTCCTGGAGATCTGCGAGAAGTGGGACGTGATCGCCACCGTCATCGGTGAGGTCACCGACGGCGACCGGCTGGAGATCTTCTGGCACGGCGAGCAGATCGTGGACGTGCCGCCGCGGTCCGTCGCGCACGAGGGGCCCACCTACCACCGCCCCTACGCCCGCCCCGACTGGCAGGACGCGCTCCAGGCGGACGACGCCGGCAAGCTGCCGCGCCCGCGCACCTCCGAGGAGCTGCGCGACCAGGTGCTGGCGCTGGTCGGCTCGCCGAACCAGGCGTCGAAGGCCTGGGTCACCGACCAGTACGACCGCTTCGTGCAGGGCAACACGGTGCTCGCGCAGCCCGAGGACGCCGGCGTCATCCGGATCGACGAGGAGTCGAACCTGGGCGTGGCCCTGGCGACGGACGGCAACGGCCGCTACACCAAGCTCGACCCGTATACCGGTGCCCAGCTGGCGCTGGCCGAGGCGTACCGGAACGTGGCGGCGACCGGGGCCCGGCCGCTGGCCGTCTCCGACTGCCTGAACTTCGGTTCGCCGGAGGACCCGGCCGTGATGTGGCAGTTCGCCGAGGCCACCCGCGGCCTGGCGGACGGCTGCCAGAAGCTGGGCACGCCGGTCACCGGCGGCAACGTCTCGCTGTACAACCAGACCGGTGAGAACGCCATCCACCCGACCCCGGTGGTCGCGGTGCTCGGCGTCATCGACGACGTCAGCCGGCGCACCCCGATCGCCTTCGCCGAGGACGGCCAGCTGCTGTACCTGCTGGGCGACACCCGCGAGGAGTTCGGCGGTTCGGCGTGGTCCCAGGTCGTCCACGACCACCTCGGCGGCCTGCCGCCGGCCGTGGACCTGGACCGGGAGAAGCTGCTCGCCGAGATCCTCATCGCGGCCTCCCGCGACGGCATGATCGACGCGGCGCACGACCTCTCCGACGGCGGTCTGATCCAGGCCGTGGTGGAGTCCTGCCTGCGCGGCGGCAAGGGCGCACGGCTGATCGTCCCGGACGGTCTGGACGCGTTCACCCTGCTGTTCTCCGAGTCGGCGGGACGGGCCGTGGTGGCCGTGCCGCGCAGCGAGGAGGTCCGCTTCAACGACATGTGCGGTGCGCGGGGCCTGCCGGCCACCCGGATCGGCGTCGTCGACGGCGACACGGTGGAGGTGCAGGGCGAGTTCAGCATCCCGCTGGCCGAGCTGAAGCAGGTGCACGAGGCCACCATCCCGGCGCTGCTGGCCTGA
- a CDS encoding sterol carrier family protein, whose product MPAAPRKSRARTYDFARTHAAVAAQLDHVRDAVGRLTDEQLAAPTRLSGPADTGGAGAVWTVRDLVAHLVLVVEHVNRNLEQPAPPAVEVTLTDWVFATATFAGAIGDDARSAAGSADLAESLDRAAARFAELVPPAHPDRLLAARVGAIRLDDFLVTRCVELVVHTDDLAAATGAEIRYDRQALAAAVRVLADALAARAPGGSVEVRVPPFAVVQCVEGPRHTRGTPPNVVETDPLTWLRLATGRRTWAEAVEAAEVTASGERADLSGLLPLLG is encoded by the coding sequence ATGCCCGCCGCGCCCCGCAAGTCCCGTGCCCGGACGTACGACTTCGCCAGGACCCACGCCGCGGTCGCGGCCCAGCTGGACCACGTGCGCGACGCGGTGGGCCGGCTCACCGACGAGCAGCTGGCCGCGCCCACCCGGCTGTCCGGGCCGGCGGACACCGGCGGTGCCGGGGCGGTGTGGACGGTACGGGACCTGGTCGCCCACCTCGTCCTGGTGGTGGAGCACGTGAACCGGAACCTGGAGCAGCCCGCGCCACCGGCCGTGGAGGTCACCCTCACCGACTGGGTGTTCGCCACCGCCACGTTCGCCGGGGCGATCGGCGACGACGCCCGGTCCGCCGCCGGGAGCGCCGACCTCGCCGAGTCGCTGGACCGGGCGGCCGCCCGTTTCGCCGAACTGGTGCCGCCGGCCCACCCGGACCGGCTGCTGGCGGCCCGGGTGGGTGCCATCCGGTTGGACGACTTCCTGGTCACCCGCTGTGTCGAACTGGTGGTGCACACCGACGACCTGGCCGCCGCCACCGGTGCGGAGATCCGTTACGACCGGCAGGCGCTGGCCGCCGCGGTCCGGGTGCTCGCCGACGCGCTGGCGGCCAGGGCGCCCGGCGGTTCGGTGGAGGTCCGGGTGCCGCCGTTCGCCGTCGTGCAGTGCGTCGAGGGCCCCCGGCACACCCGCGGCACGCCGCCCAACGTGGTGGAGACGGACCCGCTGACCTGGCTCCGGCTGGCCACCGGGCGGCGGACCTGGGCGGAGGCGGTCGAGGCGGCGGAGGTCACCGCGAGTGGCGAGCGGGCCGATCTGTCGGGGCTGCTCCCGCTGCTCGGCTGA
- a CDS encoding sulfatase family protein has product MSSNDRPSPADRSPGTAPDHHDAGTSGRPLSRRGFGQLAAVSAGAGLAATAATGLAAAEAAADGRGAVRERPFRAATHRRSPRPNILFILADDLGWADLSSYGSPHIHTPHLDRLARQGVRFTHAYAGSSTCSPTRFSLYTGRFPGRTPGGLHEPIPGGSDAGLPPNHPTLASLLRGAGYATALIGKWHCGYLPDHSPTKSGWETFFGNFGGALEYYSKLGLTGEYDLYEGEVSHQDLRYYTRIITERAAEYIGRDHRKPWLLNLNFTTPHWPWIAEGDTAESARVTARIKAGQRGALNHRDGGSLEKYRELVEDLDRSVGEVLAALRRSGQEENTLVVFASDNGGERFSYQWPLSGEKFTLLEGGIRVPTIVRWPARIDGGAQVSHEPVYTPDWTATLLEVGGARPDRAHPLDGTSLAGYLLRGEELPERDLFWRVRGERALRRGAWKYHRDAQGRDHLFNIPDDPREQADRAALEPERLASLRTAWERTAATLLPYPAAGG; this is encoded by the coding sequence ATGTCCTCGAACGACCGTCCCTCGCCGGCCGACCGCTCTCCCGGCACCGCCCCCGACCACCACGACGCGGGCACGAGCGGGCGACCGCTGTCCCGGCGCGGCTTCGGCCAGCTGGCCGCGGTCTCCGCCGGTGCCGGCCTGGCCGCCACCGCGGCCACCGGGCTCGCCGCCGCCGAAGCCGCCGCCGACGGCCGCGGGGCCGTCCGCGAGCGGCCGTTCCGGGCGGCCACCCACCGCCGTTCGCCCCGGCCCAACATCCTCTTCATCCTCGCCGACGACCTCGGCTGGGCCGACCTGTCCTCGTACGGCTCCCCGCACATCCACACCCCCCACCTGGACCGGCTCGCCCGCCAGGGGGTGCGCTTCACCCACGCCTACGCGGGCTCCTCGACCTGCTCCCCCACCCGGTTCAGCCTCTACACCGGGCGCTTCCCCGGCCGCACCCCCGGCGGCCTCCACGAGCCGATCCCCGGCGGGTCCGACGCCGGGCTGCCGCCGAACCACCCCACCCTGGCCTCGCTGCTGCGCGGCGCCGGGTACGCGACCGCGCTGATCGGCAAGTGGCACTGCGGCTACCTGCCCGACCACAGCCCCACCAAGTCCGGCTGGGAGACGTTCTTCGGCAACTTCGGCGGGGCCCTGGAGTACTACTCCAAGCTCGGCCTGACCGGCGAGTACGACCTCTACGAGGGCGAGGTCAGCCACCAGGACCTGCGCTACTACACGAGGATCATCACCGAGCGGGCCGCCGAGTACATCGGCCGCGACCACCGAAAGCCGTGGCTGCTCAACCTGAACTTCACCACCCCGCACTGGCCGTGGATAGCCGAGGGCGACACCGCGGAGAGCGCACGGGTGACCGCGCGCATCAAGGCGGGGCAGCGGGGCGCGCTCAACCACCGCGACGGCGGCTCGCTGGAGAAGTACCGCGAGCTGGTCGAGGACCTCGACCGCTCCGTCGGCGAGGTGCTGGCCGCGCTCCGCCGCTCCGGCCAGGAGGAGAACACCCTGGTCGTCTTCGCCAGCGACAACGGCGGTGAGCGGTTCTCGTACCAGTGGCCGCTGTCCGGCGAGAAGTTCACGCTGCTGGAGGGCGGCATCCGGGTGCCCACCATCGTGCGCTGGCCGGCCCGCATCGACGGCGGCGCGCAGGTCTCCCACGAGCCGGTCTACACCCCCGACTGGACCGCGACCCTGCTGGAGGTGGGCGGCGCCCGACCGGACCGGGCCCACCCGCTGGACGGCACCAGCCTCGCCGGATACCTGCTGCGCGGCGAGGAGCTGCCCGAGCGGGACCTGTTCTGGCGGGTGCGCGGGGAGCGGGCGCTGCGCCGCGGCGCCTGGAAGTACCACCGGGACGCGCAGGGCCGGGACCACCTGTTCAACATCCCGGACGACCCGCGGGAGCAGGCCGACCGCGCGGCGCTGGAGCCGGAGCGGCTCGCCTCGCTCCGGACCGCGTGGGAGCGCACCGCCGCCACCCTGCTGCCCTATCCCGCGGCCGGGGGCTGA